The segment TCTCGTTTCCCTCGGTCAAGATCCCCTTACCGGTGCTCAGTTCCCAGGAACCGGAAATCATAATCGAAGAGATTCCTCCAGTCGTTCCCATGGCTGAGGAAAACATAACCTCGATTACCTTCGACCGGGCGCCCGTTCCGTTTCAAAAACCATTTCAAGAGATCGAAGCAACAGAAGACCGTGACCTCTCAACTCGAATCGTGAACACAATCGAGCCAGAAGAAAATGCGGAACCTCCTTCCTTTGCTCCCATTGTGGAGCCAACGATTGAAGATGCCGCGTCGATTTCCATCGGCAGTCTCCTCTGGTCAATTTGGATGATGGTCACTGGACTGTTGATACTTCGGTTATCACTGGGGCTTTATCGATTAAGAATTCTCGTGCGGGCCTCGTCAGTTGCTCCGTCAGAAATCAGGAGTGAAGTAGATCGGCTACGAGAGAAGTTAGGTGTTCGTTCCCCTATTGATGTTCGTCTTTCGACGGAGGTATCGATTCCCCTGCTGACAGGAATTGTTCGCTCCGTGGTCCTGCTACCCGCCGATCTGAACCAGCCCGAGAATGCCAGCCACCTACCCGCGATTTTAGCTCATGAACTTTCGCATGCTCGTTCTTATGACGTCTTGTGGAGTCGTCTGGTTCATCTGATTCAGATTCTATTCTGGTTTCATCCGCTCGCCTGGAAGATTGGCGACGTGCACCAACATGACTGTGAGCGTGTTTGCGACGCCGTGGCGACCGACTGCATTAATGACGTCACTGCCTACAGCCGTACCTTGGCAACCATTGCTCTTCGTGCCACCTCCCGTCCTCTGCTCGGCACGGTCAGCATGGCCCGCACCTGCGAAGTCCGTCAACGCATCGCGAAACTCCAACAAAAAGTCTTCGCCCACTCCCTTCCTTTACTGGCCGTCTGCGCCATGAGCACCGTTGCCCTGGTCACCGCCGTTCTGTTAACGGGAGGTGAACTGACGGAAGCAGCGATGGAGGTTGAAGAGGCACCTAAGGTAGTTGAGAATGAAGAACCAAAGGATACCGTCAGTCAGATTAAAGTTGTTGACGAACAAGGAGAAGTGGTTCCCGAAGGAGTGGTATCGATCACCGGACGTGCAAAGAGTGGGAAGTACGTAAAAGAGGACCACCCAATCGTAAACGGAGTGGCGCAGTTTGATCTCGGCGAAGAATTGTTCAACGATTTTAAAATCAAGGTTCAAAGCAAGGGTTATCAAACGCTGACCATGAACCGAGGGGACCTCGCTGGTCGCGACGCTTATCAGGTTGAGTCCGAGTATGTTCTGGACCTTCAACCGGCGATCACAATTGGAGGGCAGGCGGTTGACGAAGAGGGCCAACCGCTTTCCAACGTACTCATTCGCTGTGGAGTTTCACTGCGTTATCGTGGCGAAGAGAAGCGGACTTACGATAACCCGGAAGGTTGGGTGCTCACCAATGAGAAGGGACACTGGGAAGCCCACGATCTGCCGCCTGATTTAAAGGGGCTGAGACTTGGCGTGGGACATTTCACGCACGAATATCTACCGGCAGCAGAGGATCAGTATCGGATATACACTGTTCCTGAAGAGAAATACGACTTATTCCGCCAACAAAAATTCGAACTGACTATGACTGAAGCGATTCCTCTTACGGGAGTCGTGAAATCAACTGAAGGAGAACCAATTGAGGGAGTGCTGGTCGATATCTCAGGACGCACCGGTAACTGGGAGCGAATTCTTGCAAAGGGTCAGAAATTCAAAACAAATGAGAAAGGGGAGTTTTCGCTTCCGAACCCGACTAGGGGTTCACAATATATGTCGTTTGAACATCCCAATTGGCAACCGCGTCAAATTCATTTGAACATTCCGCGTCGCGAGCCTCTGGAGGTACAGCTGAAATCTGGTCGCCAGGTCGAGTTCCAGATAGTCAATCCGGAAGGCGAGCCGCTTGAGGGGGTGAATTTCTTCGTGGGAGGTCAAACCTATAAAACGAATGCCGAAGGGAAGTGGATTTGGACGAATGCGCCGGCAGGTATTCTACAACCACAAATCAGCTTGGATGGTTATCTTTCTCCCAATTACCGTCCCGGTTGGGATACATCTGGTGAACCGATCGTGATCATGCTCGAAAGAAGTATTCCAGTTCATATGAATGTTCTTGATGCCGAATCGGGCACGCCAATAGAGAAATTCGAACTATTTCTTGGCATGCACATTAAAGCGAACTCACCAGGGAGCTGGGAGTGGCACCCCCATTACCTCTTCTTGAAGAACAAAGATCGAGAGCCTCTTCTCTCGGGAGAATTTTTCTCAGAGATAAGAAGCCGTATTTCGCTCTACCAGTACCGGGTCGATGCGGAGGGTTATCTTCCCACGTTGTCTGAGATCGTCGATCCCGAAGAGATGATCGGTCGAGAAATCAACTGGACACTGAAGCTCGAAAAGAACAAGTCATTAATAAGACAGGTATTCACTCCAACGGGAACCCCTGCGGCGAATGCTGATATTATCATTCGCTTTCTGGGGTCAGATGATCTAAATGGAGTCATCAGAGTTTCTCAGAGTGAGATGCCAGATTTAGAAGTCAAAAGCTCACAGGATGAACTCCATTTGAAAGCAGATGCAGAAGGAAAAGTAACCATTCCGGAAACTGATGAACCCTACTTCTGTCTGGTTCGACATGATACGGGGTATTTGCCTGTCTACATCGACGTAGATTTGATTCATCAGCGAGAATTGAATTTACGACCGTGGAAACCCATTAAAGGAAAGGTATTATTGTCTGGAAAGCCTGCTGAGGATCTCTATGTTCGAACGACGAAGACCTTGGATCGCTCGGCCGAAGAGGGGCGATTCATGGGGGGAGCTTCAGGGTCCCAAGTTCGATTTTTGCATGAGCTGTCAACCGACGAGGAGGGGGCATTTTCGGTGCCCAAAATGCCGGAAGGGAAGACGCTATTCAAGATCAGTTCAGGGCTGCCGGCAGAGGGAGATATCAACGGAGTTGAACGAAAAAAGACACCACCCACATGGTCGCTTAATGTGGTTTATGACCCTGACGATCCGAGGCACAATCCGTTTGTTCTGGGAGACGATGAAGTCGACATTCGCGGTCAGGCTCTACTTCCTCCAGGAATGAATTTGTCTGTGACCAATAGTTATGTCCGTATAAATCGAATACGAAACGACGATGAGCCCGAATATTTATTTTATCACAATGCGAAAGCTCTTCTGGACTCTAAGGGGACGTTTCAATTGCGAAACCTTTCCCCAGGTACCTATGTGGGTTCTCTGAAAATCGTGCGGGAGGAAGATGTCCAAGAGGGTGTCACACGCAGGTCGAGTCATTATGCCAAGTTTAATATTACCCCTGACATGTTCACCGGCCACGGCCCGGGGAACCCGATTGATCTGGGTGAAATTGAGTTAACCGAGAATAACAAACAAGCGATTAAGGAAACTTCCGAGACGATTGAAACGGAAACAAAACCTGTTGTGGAAGATGAGAAATCCAATCCACAGAAATCGAAATCGAAGAATGTGGTGGAGTATCGCGTTCAGGATGAACTGGGAATCCCGATTGAAGGAGTCTCGTTTCGTTATGGCCCGTTGATCGCCGGTAAAACCAATGAAAAAGGGGTGATGCAGGTAGAACGCTCGAAGGGGTTGCGATATGAGGTGGAGAAAAAAGGATATCACTCCGTACATCTCCGGAAGCAACATGAACTTAATGACTCACCCGTTGCTGTGATGTTACTGCGAGCAAGAGCTGTCGTGGGTAACGTCTACGACGCTGAGACGGAAAAGCCAATCGAAAAATTTCGGCTGGCTCGAGGGGTTCAAACTGTAGATAATGAGAACACCAAATGGGATTGGAATTATCGTCAGCATTTTTCAACGAGTGACGACCCGCCCGGCTTTTTCTCTGATAAGTTGACCGACGTGCATTCACCAGTTCAGTATTTAATTGAAGCGGATGGTTATCTTCCCCAGCGATCGGCGATATTGGAACACGACAAGCTAGAGACCCTCCCACATCATCTGGAATTTAAACTTCGTCCCAAGCGAGACTTGGTCTGGAAGATCTACACACCCGACGGAGAACCGGCCGACGGTGCCGAATTCACTCTAAAGAACAATTTGGACCGGCGTCATGAATTCGTCTTCATTGAAAATGGCAAGCCGATAGAAGACGAGTCAAGTCATCCTACGCTCTCGGTCGTCGCTGACGCACAGGGGAAGTTCGAAGTTCCCGAATCACCCGGTCGATTCCTGTGTGTGATCACGCACGAGACCGGTTTCCTGCAGTTGACCGATATTGAGTTTTATGAGCAACAGGAGTTACGGCTAAAACCCTGGAGGAATATCAACGGTAAGGTTCTGGTCGAAGGTAAGCCTGTTTCTGGCGTGAAGATCAGTACAAACTACACTTATTCGAGAAGATCAGGACTAATGATTCTGGGGGGAGACATACCAAATGTCTTATACCGCCAATTTACAGAAACAGATGAGAATGGCGATTATGAATTGCCGGCCGGTCCTTATTACCGCTGTCGTTTGGAAGTGGAAAAGGTGTCGGAATCTTCATCAGAAGAAAATTCGACTCAA is part of the Polystyrenella longa genome and harbors:
- a CDS encoding M56 family metallopeptidase, whose amino-acid sequence is MSLIDWYSQTVMLDSETEFWLVLLSKVTLLLAAAWLLRLLVSKANPRYAVFVWRSLAASLCLLLLWSFSFPSVKIPLPVLSSQEPEIIIEEIPPVVPMAEENITSITFDRAPVPFQKPFQEIEATEDRDLSTRIVNTIEPEENAEPPSFAPIVEPTIEDAASISIGSLLWSIWMMVTGLLILRLSLGLYRLRILVRASSVAPSEIRSEVDRLREKLGVRSPIDVRLSTEVSIPLLTGIVRSVVLLPADLNQPENASHLPAILAHELSHARSYDVLWSRLVHLIQILFWFHPLAWKIGDVHQHDCERVCDAVATDCINDVTAYSRTLATIALRATSRPLLGTVSMARTCEVRQRIAKLQQKVFAHSLPLLAVCAMSTVALVTAVLLTGGELTEAAMEVEEAPKVVENEEPKDTVSQIKVVDEQGEVVPEGVVSITGRAKSGKYVKEDHPIVNGVAQFDLGEELFNDFKIKVQSKGYQTLTMNRGDLAGRDAYQVESEYVLDLQPAITIGGQAVDEEGQPLSNVLIRCGVSLRYRGEEKRTYDNPEGWVLTNEKGHWEAHDLPPDLKGLRLGVGHFTHEYLPAAEDQYRIYTVPEEKYDLFRQQKFELTMTEAIPLTGVVKSTEGEPIEGVLVDISGRTGNWERILAKGQKFKTNEKGEFSLPNPTRGSQYMSFEHPNWQPRQIHLNIPRREPLEVQLKSGRQVEFQIVNPEGEPLEGVNFFVGGQTYKTNAEGKWIWTNAPAGILQPQISLDGYLSPNYRPGWDTSGEPIVIMLERSIPVHMNVLDAESGTPIEKFELFLGMHIKANSPGSWEWHPHYLFLKNKDREPLLSGEFFSEIRSRISLYQYRVDAEGYLPTLSEIVDPEEMIGREINWTLKLEKNKSLIRQVFTPTGTPAANADIIIRFLGSDDLNGVIRVSQSEMPDLEVKSSQDELHLKADAEGKVTIPETDEPYFCLVRHDTGYLPVYIDVDLIHQRELNLRPWKPIKGKVLLSGKPAEDLYVRTTKTLDRSAEEGRFMGGASGSQVRFLHELSTDEEGAFSVPKMPEGKTLFKISSGLPAEGDINGVERKKTPPTWSLNVVYDPDDPRHNPFVLGDDEVDIRGQALLPPGMNLSVTNSYVRINRIRNDDEPEYLFYHNAKALLDSKGTFQLRNLSPGTYVGSLKIVREEDVQEGVTRRSSHYAKFNITPDMFTGHGPGNPIDLGEIELTENNKQAIKETSETIETETKPVVEDEKSNPQKSKSKNVVEYRVQDELGIPIEGVSFRYGPLIAGKTNEKGVMQVERSKGLRYEVEKKGYHSVHLRKQHELNDSPVAVMLLRARAVVGNVYDAETEKPIEKFRLARGVQTVDNENTKWDWNYRQHFSTSDDPPGFFSDKLTDVHSPVQYLIEADGYLPQRSAILEHDKLETLPHHLEFKLRPKRDLVWKIYTPDGEPADGAEFTLKNNLDRRHEFVFIENGKPIEDESSHPTLSVVADAQGKFEVPESPGRFLCVITHETGFLQLTDIEFYEQQELRLKPWRNINGKVLVEGKPVSGVKISTNYTYSRRSGLMILGGDIPNVLYRQFTETDENGDYELPAGPYYRCRLEVEKVSESSSEENSTQRGIFLQRVVPEWSAYYEIESKDRETVIFNIGDDEVDLVGKVSFPENMHVDLDHSIVSLTREKSEMSFHPYFRGSFQARLAADGSFRCHNLTPGEYIGAVFVGDINEKEFSSPLPILSIRVKKTLTGKFTITPDMFNGHGPDKPIDLGEIELTPVK